From Pedobacter indicus, a single genomic window includes:
- a CDS encoding NAD-dependent epimerase/dehydratase family protein, whose translation MEKTKILFTGSNGFLGKILKSAFSTEFEIKDLQEFSKEYIDISKNITLNIDFLPEIIIHSAGKAHSVPKSKWEQQRFFDVNYWGTVNLTSFLDKLEVRPSSFIFMSTVSVYGLESGENVNEKHALLGDSPYAKSKIMAEEYLKKWASLNNITLSILRLPLVAGPNPPGNLGAMINGINTGRYFSIGKANSKKSVIWAEDIVKIIPRLSEVGGIFNLTDGYNPSFGELERAISESLDRPLPTKIPMLLARVLAKIGDLLGPRSPISSDKLRKITSSLTFDDSKARKEIGWRPSNVLEKIKTDINI comes from the coding sequence ATGGAGAAAACTAAAATTTTATTTACTGGTAGTAATGGATTCTTAGGAAAAATATTGAAAAGCGCTTTTTCTACTGAATTTGAGATTAAAGATCTTCAAGAATTTTCTAAAGAATATATAGATATTTCCAAGAATATTACGCTGAATATTGATTTTCTTCCAGAGATAATTATACATAGTGCAGGTAAAGCTCATTCGGTCCCAAAATCGAAATGGGAACAACAGCGCTTTTTTGACGTGAATTATTGGGGAACCGTAAACTTGACCTCTTTTCTCGACAAGTTAGAGGTGAGACCATCTTCGTTTATATTTATGAGTACAGTTTCGGTATATGGATTAGAAAGTGGCGAGAATGTTAATGAAAAACATGCTCTTTTAGGAGATTCTCCATATGCAAAAAGTAAAATAATGGCAGAAGAATATTTAAAAAAATGGGCGAGTTTGAACAATATTACACTAAGTATCTTAAGGTTGCCACTTGTTGCAGGACCTAACCCACCTGGGAACTTGGGTGCTATGATCAATGGTATAAATACCGGCCGGTACTTCAGTATAGGTAAAGCGAACTCAAAGAAGAGTGTAATTTGGGCAGAGGATATTGTCAAGATAATACCGAGGCTATCGGAAGTAGGGGGAATATTTAATCTTACAGATGGCTATAATCCTTCTTTTGGTGAATTAGAGCGAGCTATTTCTGAATCACTTGATCGCCCTTTACCGACAAAAATACCTATGTTATTGGCTAGAGTATTGGCGAAGATAGGAGACTTATTAGGACCACGCTCACCTATTAGTTCAGATAAATTACGTAAAATTACGTCTTCCCTAACTTTTGACGATAGCAAAGCTAGGAAAGAAATTGGATGGAGACCTTCCAATGTGTTGGAAAAAATAAAAACTGATATTAATATTTAA
- a CDS encoding glycosyltransferase family 4 protein: MKIIYFYQYFSTPKGSWGTRVYEFAKDWVEKGHEVTVVSSVYSKSDLEAKKLIEDQYFEGIHVKVINVTIDNKQPFLKRIWSFIQYSFLSSYYALTLKADIVIASSGPITVGLPGLIARYIRGRKLVFETRDLWPEGAIELGIIDNSIMTKVAYWFEKVCYNASAYIITLSPGMTQNIKKRFGFQKVDDVTNAANIKLFSTPVSFDSGQVSSKSYAIYTGNIGMVNNSYWLYEAAKLLKKSNRDDIKILLIGEGQQREELEALASKEGIDNFIRLGLMPKSDLVGYVQNAFVSLVPLKGTPVLDTSSPNKFFESLAAGVPVIQNTQGWMKDFLTEHEIGLTLDPNDPQQLANALIEMKDNPDRTNSMGEKSLSIAKQYFDKDYLANKMLKILEKVHGEN; this comes from the coding sequence ATGAAAATAATATATTTCTATCAATATTTTTCGACACCTAAGGGCTCCTGGGGGACTCGTGTTTACGAGTTTGCAAAGGATTGGGTAGAAAAAGGACACGAAGTGACCGTTGTTTCGAGTGTTTATAGTAAGTCGGATTTAGAGGCCAAGAAACTAATTGAGGATCAATATTTCGAGGGTATACATGTTAAGGTAATAAATGTTACTATTGACAATAAACAACCTTTTCTAAAACGTATTTGGTCTTTTATTCAATATAGCTTTCTTTCATCCTATTACGCGCTAACACTTAAAGCCGATATTGTTATTGCCTCTTCTGGACCAATAACCGTTGGGTTACCAGGACTAATCGCTAGATACATCAGAGGAAGAAAGCTTGTATTTGAAACAAGAGACTTGTGGCCAGAGGGGGCTATTGAACTTGGGATTATAGATAACTCTATAATGACGAAGGTAGCTTACTGGTTTGAGAAAGTCTGCTACAACGCTTCAGCATATATTATTACTTTATCTCCAGGAATGACCCAAAATATTAAGAAAAGGTTTGGTTTTCAGAAAGTAGATGATGTGACGAATGCTGCTAACATTAAGCTTTTTTCTACGCCTGTTTCTTTTGATTCCGGACAAGTTTCCTCTAAGAGTTATGCGATATATACAGGTAACATCGGAATGGTTAATAATTCTTATTGGTTATACGAAGCTGCCAAACTATTGAAGAAATCAAATCGGGATGATATCAAGATACTATTAATTGGTGAAGGACAGCAACGTGAAGAATTGGAAGCGTTAGCAAGTAAAGAAGGTATAGATAACTTCATACGACTTGGGCTTATGCCTAAGAGCGATTTAGTAGGATATGTTCAAAACGCATTCGTATCTTTAGTTCCATTAAAGGGAACACCAGTTTTAGATACATCTTCTCCGAACAAATTTTTTGAATCTCTTGCAGCGGGTGTTCCGGTTATTCAAAACACACAGGGATGGATGAAAGACTTTTTAACTGAGCATGAAATTGGTTTAACTTTAGACCCGAATGACCCGCAGCAATTGGCGAATGCGCTTATTGAAATGAAGGATAATCCTGATAGAACGAATTCAATGGGCGAAAAAAGCCTATCAATTGCTAAACAATATTTTGATAAAGATTATTTAGCAAATAAAATGTTGAAAATATTGGAAAAGGTTCATGGAGAAAACTAA
- a CDS encoding UDP-glucose 6-dehydrogenase, which yields MKVNKICCIGAGYVGGPTMSVIAKQCPDIQVTVVDLNQQRIAAWNDEDINNIPIYEPGLTDVVADARNRNLFFSTDVEKAIEEADTIFISVNTPTKTYGKGKGQAADLKWIELCARQIAKVSQSDKIVVEKSTLPVRTASTLKDILKHTGSGVKFHILSNPEFLAEGTAVKDLLNPDRVLIGGEQTEDGKQAIQALVDVYARWVPKEKILTTNIWSSELSKLTANAFLAQRVSSINALSELCEFTEADVNEVARAIGTDSRIGPKFLKASVGFGGSCFQKDILNLVYIARTYGLMEVADYWEQVILMNDHQKRRFADKIIRNLYNTVNGKKIAFLGWAFKKDTNDTRESAAIYVADHLLFEQAEISVYDPKVTEQQIYNDLDYLATRSSEENKKLLQIESDPYEACKDAHAIAILTEWDEFKEYDWQKIYDNMLKPAHIFDGRNILDKDKLREIGFMISGVGS from the coding sequence ATGAAAGTTAATAAAATCTGTTGTATAGGTGCTGGTTATGTAGGTGGACCAACAATGTCGGTGATTGCAAAGCAATGTCCAGATATTCAGGTCACTGTTGTTGATTTAAACCAGCAACGAATAGCTGCTTGGAATGACGAGGACATTAACAATATACCTATTTATGAACCTGGTCTTACAGATGTGGTCGCTGATGCAAGAAATCGTAACTTATTCTTTTCAACGGATGTTGAAAAAGCAATTGAAGAAGCTGATACAATATTTATCTCTGTAAATACCCCAACAAAAACTTATGGTAAAGGTAAGGGGCAAGCAGCAGATTTAAAGTGGATAGAACTTTGTGCAAGACAAATTGCTAAAGTTAGCCAATCTGATAAAATTGTGGTTGAGAAATCAACGTTGCCCGTCCGCACAGCGAGCACTCTAAAAGACATTCTTAAGCATACGGGAAGTGGCGTTAAATTTCATATTCTTTCAAATCCCGAATTCCTTGCTGAAGGAACAGCTGTTAAGGATTTACTAAACCCGGATCGCGTCTTGATTGGGGGAGAGCAAACCGAAGATGGCAAGCAAGCTATTCAGGCTCTTGTTGACGTTTATGCAAGATGGGTACCGAAAGAAAAAATTCTAACAACTAACATTTGGTCCTCAGAGTTGTCGAAGCTTACAGCAAACGCTTTCTTAGCTCAACGAGTGTCTTCCATCAATGCACTTTCTGAGTTATGTGAATTCACGGAAGCTGATGTTAACGAAGTTGCAAGAGCGATTGGTACGGACAGTCGTATCGGGCCGAAGTTCTTAAAAGCATCAGTAGGTTTTGGCGGTTCATGTTTTCAAAAAGATATTTTAAATCTTGTTTATATAGCACGAACTTATGGTTTGATGGAAGTAGCAGATTACTGGGAGCAAGTAATTTTAATGAATGATCATCAGAAGCGTCGTTTTGCGGATAAGATTATTCGTAATCTTTATAATACGGTTAATGGTAAGAAGATTGCTTTCCTTGGCTGGGCTTTTAAAAAAGACACGAATGATACACGTGAATCTGCAGCGATCTATGTTGCCGATCACCTTTTGTTTGAACAAGCTGAGATCTCTGTTTACGATCCAAAGGTAACTGAGCAACAAATTTATAATGATCTGGATTATTTAGCTACACGAAGTAGTGAAGAGAACAAAAAGCTTCTTCAAATAGAATCTGATCCTTATGAAGCTTGTAAAGATGCTCATGCGATAGCTATTTTAACAGAGTGGGATGAGTTCAAGGAATATGATTGGCAAAAAATTTATGACAATATGTTGAAGCCAGCTCATATCTTTGATGGACGTAATATTTTAGACAAAGATAAACTAAGAGAGATCGGATTTATGATTAGTGGTGTTGGGAGTTAG
- a CDS encoding glycosyltransferase, whose amino-acid sequence MKLKILFLLPSFRKGGEAKNTLNILNSLDTSRFDLTLLICSKGQSDFKEFLNNSVNVIEIGSHTPFWKFYYIVKTIRLVRPDITFTSFIDLNFVVGIYKLFSFRRFISVLRFNTMPSYTISSMLGLPVTKNSKSFSVKSANKIIAQSSEMHDEISEYYPISKGKVDVIQNIVNRDQIIQLANKYNPYKPYNGTTLVAVGSLWATKGFEFLIKAMREIVYKHRQEVRLYIVGENLIKDSGYDKFLKAMIEDLKLEDNIFLEGYTPNPYPYMKHADVFVLSSLKEGFPNVVLEALSLKVPCVVTDCVDFQGIINPGSNGYIAKKANVNSLVEGILQAMNMDFDMEEMDDFDYNVWFSSLL is encoded by the coding sequence ATGAAATTAAAAATTTTATTTCTTTTACCTTCGTTCAGAAAAGGAGGGGAGGCGAAGAATACGCTAAACATCTTAAATTCGCTGGATACTAGCCGATTCGATTTAACATTGTTAATCTGCTCAAAAGGGCAGAGCGATTTCAAGGAGTTTCTGAATAACAGCGTTAACGTCATTGAAATCGGATCGCACACACCCTTTTGGAAGTTTTATTACATCGTAAAAACAATCCGATTAGTTCGTCCAGATATAACCTTCACCTCTTTTATCGATCTCAATTTTGTTGTTGGTATCTATAAATTATTTTCTTTCAGGAGATTTATTAGCGTACTTCGTTTTAACACCATGCCTTCTTATACTATCTCCTCAATGTTGGGATTGCCGGTAACGAAAAATAGTAAAAGCTTTTCAGTCAAATCAGCTAATAAGATTATTGCCCAGAGCTCTGAAATGCATGATGAAATTTCAGAATATTATCCAATATCAAAAGGGAAAGTTGATGTTATTCAAAATATTGTCAATCGTGATCAAATAATTCAGTTAGCAAACAAATATAACCCCTATAAGCCATATAACGGCACAACATTAGTTGCTGTAGGTAGTTTATGGGCGACTAAAGGTTTTGAGTTTTTGATTAAAGCAATGAGGGAAATTGTTTACAAACATCGTCAAGAGGTTCGATTGTATATCGTAGGAGAAAACCTAATTAAAGATAGTGGCTATGATAAGTTTCTTAAGGCAATGATAGAAGATTTGAAACTTGAAGATAATATTTTCCTTGAGGGTTACACTCCTAATCCGTATCCTTATATGAAGCACGCAGATGTCTTTGTTTTATCCTCACTGAAGGAAGGATTTCCTAATGTTGTTCTTGAAGCATTGAGTTTAAAAGTGCCGTGTGTAGTAACTGACTGCGTAGATTTTCAAGGAATTATTAATCCAGGCTCTAACGGATACATTGCAAAGAAAGCTAATGTAAATTCTTTGGTTGAAGGAATTTTACAAGCTATGAATATGGATTTTGATATGGAAGAAATGGACGATTTTGATTATAATGTATGGTTTTCTTCCCTGCTATAA
- a CDS encoding MraY family glycosyltransferase, whose translation MTYIFLIITLFALMFVYFKIADKFNIIDKPNERSSHSTITIRGGGIIFLVSIIIAGIMYPSYLLPVAGAAVIGIISFLDDRITLSSKIRILFHLAAVSMMFQFLPVFTIIPWWGIIALYILVIGIINAYNFMDGINGITGLYSLVVLGGLQYVNINVFNFVERDLIWLPMISCVVFLFFNFRKKAKCFAGDVGSVTMAFWVMFLMLRLILESGNPIYILFLTVYGIDSIFTIIHRLALRQNIFDAHRLHFYQILANERKVPHLVVSTIYAIVQALIICFIIGSNMHWLAVFLISTLPLAAVYMLKFRLMKSLP comes from the coding sequence ATGACATATATTTTCTTAATAATTACGCTTTTCGCCCTCATGTTCGTCTATTTCAAAATAGCGGACAAGTTTAATATCATTGACAAACCTAATGAGCGTAGTTCGCATTCTACGATTACTATTCGCGGAGGCGGTATAATCTTTTTAGTTTCGATTATCATTGCCGGGATCATGTATCCGAGTTATCTGCTACCAGTGGCTGGCGCAGCGGTAATTGGAATTATCTCTTTCCTTGATGACCGTATTACGCTTTCTAGTAAAATTCGGATTCTATTTCATTTGGCGGCTGTGTCAATGATGTTTCAGTTCCTGCCGGTGTTTACAATTATCCCATGGTGGGGTATTATCGCACTTTATATCCTGGTGATTGGGATTATTAATGCCTATAACTTTATGGACGGCATCAATGGTATTACAGGGCTCTACAGTCTGGTTGTGCTTGGCGGTCTACAATACGTCAATATTAATGTGTTTAACTTTGTTGAGCGTGACCTTATCTGGTTACCCATGATATCATGTGTGGTATTCCTTTTTTTCAATTTCAGAAAGAAAGCCAAATGTTTCGCTGGTGATGTAGGTAGCGTAACTATGGCATTTTGGGTTATGTTCTTGATGCTACGCTTGATATTGGAATCCGGGAACCCTATCTATATTTTATTCCTGACCGTATATGGTATTGATTCCATCTTTACGATTATACACCGATTGGCATTACGTCAAAATATCTTCGACGCTCATAGACTTCATTTTTATCAAATTTTAGCCAATGAGAGAAAAGTGCCTCACTTAGTAGTGTCAACAATTTACGCAATTGTGCAAGCTCTGATTATTTGCTTTATTATTGGTTCTAATATGCATTGGTTGGCGGTGTTCTTGATTAGTACATTGCCGCTCGCAGCGGTGTATATGCTGAAGTTTAGATTGATGAAGTCTTTGCCGTAG
- a CDS encoding 2'-5' RNA ligase family protein produces the protein MATTKINDELETLYQSFYDNSISSINGRNHSIDTFIDRPIDNRRGLSLIIWPDKEVQKNIEKFNGELREIDSSQYYQPISDLHVTVLSIISCQDGFTIDQRNVDKYIEVISTSLKDIQDIQIRFKGVTTTKEAVMIQGFILNDNLPTLRDRLRENFRSSTLMQDIDTRYLTKTAHITSVRFRDRIRNAEEFVKTIEKYKGLDFGITKTTDIDLIYTDWYCRKSKIKWLNRFALDERGYSREENHTL, from the coding sequence ATGGCAACAACAAAGATCAATGACGAATTAGAAACACTTTATCAGAGTTTTTATGACAACTCAATAAGCAGCATAAACGGTCGTAATCATTCAATTGATACATTTATAGACCGGCCTATAGACAATCGCAGAGGTTTATCTCTAATAATCTGGCCTGATAAAGAAGTTCAGAAAAACATAGAAAAGTTCAATGGAGAGCTACGGGAAATTGACTCATCACAATATTACCAACCGATTTCGGATCTACATGTGACCGTTCTGTCCATTATATCGTGTCAAGATGGATTTACGATTGATCAAAGAAATGTCGATAAGTATATCGAAGTTATATCAACAAGTCTTAAAGATATTCAAGATATACAAATTCGTTTCAAAGGAGTTACTACCACGAAGGAAGCAGTCATGATTCAAGGGTTTATACTCAACGATAATTTGCCAACTTTGAGAGATCGGCTTCGTGAAAATTTTAGAAGCTCTACTTTAATGCAAGATATCGATACTAGATACCTTACAAAAACCGCCCATATAACCTCAGTCCGTTTTCGGGATCGAATCAGAAATGCTGAAGAATTTGTAAAGACGATTGAAAAATATAAAGGTCTTGATTTTGGCATAACGAAAACAACCGATATTGACCTCATATATACCGATTGGTATTGCCGGAAATCGAAGATTAAGTGGTTGAATAGGTTTGCTTTGGACGAAAGGGGTTATAGCAGGGAAGAAAACCATACATTATAA